A section of the Prochlorococcus marinus XMU1402 genome encodes:
- a CDS encoding ribbon-helix-helix domain-containing protein, with the protein MATRQNSTNGKPKSPRIQVVLPELICEQLTILASNESRTVSNMAKVLIQEGIKKYFEKEGKSLISENNSNTDKFRDELEKQSIRRLKRAPQRIQYYKKSN; encoded by the coding sequence ATGGCTACCCGTCAAAACTCAACAAATGGGAAGCCCAAATCCCCTAGGATTCAAGTAGTTCTACCAGAATTAATATGTGAACAGCTGACTATTTTAGCTAGTAATGAATCTAGAACAGTTAGTAATATGGCAAAAGTATTAATACAAGAAGGTATAAAAAAATACTTCGAAAAAGAAGGTAAATCTCTCATTTCAGAAAATAATTCAAATACCGATAAATTTAGAGACGAACTTGAGAAACAAAGTATTAGAAGATTAAAAAGAGCTCCTCAAAGGATTCAATACTATAAAAAATCCAATTAA
- a CDS encoding trypsin-like peptidase domain-containing protein — translation MKSCIHKKLIVSSVISMGILSTPKVICGPLINPRFKEVNEYSKKSFITKAVEKTGPSVVTIETQKFVKKRKFSNNSQIFLDPYFERFFGLDLPKENQPSIEQSQGSGFIFADGLVMTNAHVIQGSDKVIVGLTNGKKLKGQLIGQDFFTDLAVLKIAGKGPWPKAKLGDSTKVKVGDWAIAVGNPFGLENTVTLGIISNLKRNVAQLGIYDKKLELIQTDAAINPGNSGGPLLNSNGEVIGINTLIRSGPGAGLSFAIPINKAKEIADQLINKGKVIHPMIGISLIEKSSSESNLNQVIVGYVVPNSPAEKSGIMKNDIIIKVGSKDIETSSDVISQISQNGINKKINILLKRRNKFIKLKVIPTDITNLQNK, via the coding sequence TTGAAAAGCTGCATCCACAAGAAATTAATAGTTTCTTCAGTTATATCAATGGGAATTTTATCTACACCAAAGGTAATATGTGGACCATTAATAAACCCAAGATTTAAAGAAGTAAATGAATATTCAAAGAAATCTTTCATTACTAAAGCTGTCGAAAAAACTGGTCCTTCTGTAGTAACAATTGAAACTCAAAAATTTGTTAAAAAAAGAAAATTTTCAAATAATTCTCAAATATTTCTTGACCCGTATTTTGAGAGATTTTTTGGATTAGATTTACCTAAAGAAAATCAGCCAAGCATAGAGCAAAGCCAAGGAAGTGGCTTTATATTCGCCGACGGACTTGTTATGACTAATGCTCATGTCATTCAAGGATCAGATAAGGTAATTGTTGGTTTAACCAATGGTAAAAAGTTAAAAGGTCAACTTATAGGACAAGACTTTTTTACCGATTTAGCTGTTCTTAAAATTGCGGGTAAAGGGCCTTGGCCAAAAGCAAAATTAGGAGATTCTACAAAAGTTAAAGTTGGTGATTGGGCAATCGCAGTTGGAAATCCATTTGGACTTGAAAATACAGTTACTCTTGGAATTATTAGTAACCTAAAAAGAAACGTCGCTCAATTAGGTATATATGATAAAAAACTTGAACTTATTCAAACAGACGCTGCTATTAATCCTGGAAATTCTGGCGGTCCACTATTGAATAGCAATGGAGAGGTTATAGGTATTAATACACTAATAAGATCAGGGCCAGGAGCTGGGTTAAGTTTCGCAATCCCAATAAATAAAGCTAAAGAAATTGCTGATCAACTAATAAATAAAGGGAAAGTAATTCATCCTATGATAGGCATAAGCCTAATAGAAAAAAGCAGTTCCGAAAGCAATTTGAATCAGGTAATTGTTGGATACGTAGTTCCGAATAGTCCAGCTGAAAAGAGTGGGATAATGAAAAATGACATAATCATAAAAGTGGGTAGTAAGGACATTGAAACAAGTTCAGACGTCATAAGCCAAATAAGTCAAAATGGTATTAATAAAAAAATAAATATATTATTAAAGCGAAGAAATAAATTTATTAAATTAAAAGTAATACCAACTGATATTACCAATTTACAAAACAAGTAA
- a CDS encoding potassium channel family protein, giving the protein MADWWQWSQKREKEALTFAVVGVGRFGTAVCRELISNGADVLAADYSEKAIDDLRQLEPSIEARVVDCTDEESMKESGILEMNTVVVGISEPIEASITTTLIAKDSEGSKVKRVIARATSDLHEKMLKRVGADKVVFPSRMQGERLGLELVRPNLIERLELDNQTGIDEITVPEEFIGRSLRDLNLRKNYLVNILAAGPAEELTVNPPAKYILERGNILVVMGKTVDLQKLPQN; this is encoded by the coding sequence ATGGCTGATTGGTGGCAGTGGTCTCAAAAGAGAGAAAAAGAAGCCCTCACTTTTGCAGTTGTTGGTGTTGGAAGATTCGGAACCGCTGTTTGTAGAGAACTTATTAGTAATGGTGCAGATGTTTTGGCTGCAGATTATTCGGAAAAAGCTATTGATGATTTGAGACAATTGGAACCTTCCATAGAAGCTAGAGTCGTAGACTGTACTGATGAAGAGTCTATGAAAGAATCTGGAATTCTCGAAATGAATACTGTTGTAGTAGGTATAAGTGAACCTATTGAAGCAAGTATCACTACAACACTTATTGCTAAAGATAGTGAGGGTAGCAAAGTGAAAAGAGTAATAGCAAGAGCTACAAGCGATTTGCACGAAAAAATGTTAAAAAGGGTTGGTGCAGATAAAGTTGTCTTCCCTTCCAGAATGCAAGGAGAAAGATTAGGTTTAGAACTAGTTAGACCAAATTTAATTGAAAGATTAGAATTAGATAATCAAACTGGTATAGATGAAATAACTGTTCCGGAGGAATTTATTGGAAGATCTTTAAGAGATCTAAATTTGAGGAAGAATTATTTAGTTAATATTCTTGCAGCAGGACCTGCTGAAGAGTTAACAGTTAATCCACCGGCAAAATATATTCTAGAAAGGGGAAATATTTTGGTAGTTATGGGAAAAACTGTAGATTTACAAAAATTGCCTCAAAATTAA
- a CDS encoding high light inducible protein produces the protein MNDENQQRFGFVNFAETWNGRMAMMGILIGLGTELITGQSILRQIGIG, from the coding sequence ATGAATGATGAAAATCAACAAAGATTTGGCTTTGTTAATTTTGCTGAAACCTGGAATGGACGTATGGCTATGATGGGAATTTTAATTGGCTTGGGCACCGAATTAATTACTGGGCAAAGTATTCTTCGCCAAATTGGAATAGGATAG
- a CDS encoding ABC-F family ATP-binding cassette domain-containing protein, whose translation MIRFEGVSKIYSTDVVLKNINWEIKKGEKVGLVGSNGAGKSTQFKILMGEEDQTSGTIIKEGNPKIAHLKQEFDCNLDCSVREELESSFREIKIVAIKLLEIEKEMESLDIKQHSDEFEILVNKLAKYQAKFETLGGYRMQSDVEKILPKLGFSLEDADKLVGNFSGGWQMKVALGKIILQKPDLLLLDEPTNHLDLETIFWLEEYLASLKIAIIIISHDRYFLDKVCNKIIFIDRGISEIYNGNYSFFVEQKSLNEESQNKAYQLQQKEIEIQKKYIDRFRASATRSSQAKSREKQLKKISKIEAPRAKSKGPAFTFPDCPRSGKSVLNIKNLSHSYEDKILFLDVNLKISSGEKIALLGPNGCGKSTLLKIIMKKISPEIGEINLGKHNIITSYYEQNQAEALSLEERVIDLICKKSPEWSQKKVRTFLGGFGFQNETVFKYIKQLSGGEKARLALALMIMNPSNFLLLDEPTNHLDLESKENLELAIKNYKGSLLIISHDRYFISKVANRIIEIKDSKLNSYIGNYEYFLEKK comes from the coding sequence GTGATTAGATTTGAAGGTGTAAGCAAAATTTATTCCACAGATGTTGTTTTAAAAAATATTAATTGGGAGATTAAGAAAGGAGAAAAAGTTGGCTTGGTTGGTTCTAATGGAGCAGGTAAATCAACCCAATTTAAAATTTTAATGGGAGAGGAAGATCAAACAAGTGGAACGATTATTAAAGAGGGAAACCCTAAAATTGCACATTTAAAACAGGAATTTGATTGTAACTTGGATTGTTCGGTAAGGGAGGAATTAGAAAGTTCTTTCAGAGAAATTAAGATTGTTGCCATTAAACTTCTAGAAATTGAGAAAGAAATGGAATCCTTGGATATAAAACAACATTCCGATGAATTTGAAATATTAGTAAATAAACTTGCAAAATATCAAGCAAAATTTGAAACTTTAGGTGGCTATAGAATGCAATCTGATGTAGAAAAAATATTGCCAAAACTAGGCTTTTCTCTGGAAGATGCTGATAAATTAGTTGGTAATTTTTCAGGTGGTTGGCAGATGAAAGTTGCACTTGGAAAAATTATATTACAAAAGCCTGATCTACTTTTATTGGATGAACCAACAAACCATTTAGATTTAGAGACTATTTTCTGGTTAGAAGAATATTTAGCGTCGCTTAAAATTGCAATCATCATCATCAGCCATGATAGATATTTTTTAGACAAAGTATGTAATAAAATAATTTTTATAGATAGAGGAATATCTGAAATATATAATGGTAACTATTCTTTTTTTGTTGAACAGAAATCTTTAAATGAAGAATCACAAAATAAAGCATACCAATTACAACAAAAAGAAATTGAGATTCAGAAGAAGTATATAGATAGATTTAGAGCTAGTGCAACTAGAAGTTCGCAAGCTAAAAGTAGAGAAAAACAATTAAAAAAGATTTCTAAAATTGAGGCTCCAAGAGCTAAATCAAAAGGTCCTGCTTTTACTTTTCCAGATTGTCCTCGCTCAGGAAAATCAGTTTTAAATATCAAAAATTTGTCTCATAGTTATGAAGATAAAATTCTTTTTTTAGACGTGAATTTAAAGATTTCTTCGGGTGAGAAAATAGCATTATTAGGCCCTAATGGCTGTGGTAAATCTACATTGCTTAAAATTATTATGAAAAAGATATCCCCTGAAATTGGAGAAATTAATTTAGGTAAACACAATATAATTACTAGCTATTACGAACAGAATCAGGCTGAAGCACTTTCACTTGAGGAAAGGGTTATTGATTTAATATGTAAAAAATCTCCAGAATGGTCACAAAAAAAAGTAAGAACATTTTTAGGAGGTTTTGGCTTCCAAAATGAAACTGTTTTTAAGTATATTAAACAATTAAGTGGTGGTGAAAAGGCAAGATTAGCATTGGCTCTTATGATTATGAATCCGAGTAATTTTTTATTATTGGATGAGCCAACTAATCATTTGGATTTAGAATCTAAAGAAAATTTAGAATTAGCAATTAAGAATTATAAAGGTTCGTTATTAATCATTTCTCATGATCGGTATTTCATTTCAAAAGTTGCAAATAGAATTATTGAAATTAAAGATTCAAAATTAAATTCATATATTGGAAACTACGAATATTTTTTAGAAAAAAAGTAA
- a CDS encoding SLC13 family permease, which yields MNLIAAVSNNFDAFITVVVLIMSIILFIKNTIAPELTGLLCVGIFIATGVLSPEKALAGFGSPSLITLMGLFAVSSALFKSGALDRVRELISSESIRTPRKLISLIAFLIAPISGIVPNTPVVASLLPLIEGWCERRNISPSKVLLPLSFATLLGGTLTLLGSSVNLLVSDISQQLGYGALELFSLTSIGIPVWLIGTTYMILVSDMLLPDRGRDKEFIKNGDMNIYFTEVTIPYTSELVGQSVRNSRLQRRFDVDVLELQRNGKVILPPLADRKIEPDDRLIIRVTRADLFRLQQEHTILLGENKTSFDGANVFSDDEGTKTFEALLPAGSTLAGASLRELRFRQRHNATVLALRRGQQTVQERLGKAVLRAGDVLLLQAPLDSIRGLQASNDLLILDQFEDDLPVLIKKPISIAIAIGMVVLPSVTNIPLVGSVLLAVIAMVAFGCLRPAEIQKSIRLDVILLLGSLSCFSVAMQVTGLADLIAFNLNFALDGLPLYFALVVIFVSTVILTQFISNAASVALILPVAIEFSNVLGISPSALIMLVLFGASQSFLTPMGYQTNLMVYGPGRYRFFDVAKYGAGLTLIMSLIVPALIILNFR from the coding sequence ATGAATTTAATTGCAGCAGTTAGTAATAATTTTGATGCGTTTATAACGGTAGTTGTTTTAATAATGTCAATAATTTTGTTTATCAAAAATACTATTGCTCCAGAATTGACTGGCTTGTTATGTGTTGGAATATTTATAGCAACCGGGGTTCTTTCTCCCGAAAAAGCTCTAGCTGGATTTGGTAGCCCATCTTTAATTACCCTTATGGGTTTATTTGCAGTTTCCTCTGCATTATTTAAAAGTGGTGCCTTAGATAGAGTAAGAGAATTGATTTCTTCTGAAAGTATTAGAACGCCAAGGAAATTAATTTCTTTAATAGCTTTTTTGATTGCTCCAATATCTGGAATTGTACCTAATACTCCTGTAGTAGCGTCTTTGTTACCTTTGATTGAAGGTTGGTGCGAGCGAAGAAACATATCACCATCAAAAGTTTTATTACCTCTTTCTTTTGCTACTTTACTAGGTGGAACTCTGACATTATTGGGTAGCTCAGTAAATCTGCTTGTAAGTGATATTAGTCAACAATTAGGTTATGGAGCTTTGGAATTATTTAGTTTGACTTCAATTGGGATTCCTGTATGGCTTATAGGTACAACTTACATGATTCTTGTTTCTGACATGCTTTTGCCAGATAGAGGCAGAGATAAAGAGTTTATTAAAAATGGGGATATGAATATTTACTTTACTGAAGTTACCATTCCATATACTTCAGAATTAGTTGGACAATCTGTACGAAATAGTAGATTACAAAGACGATTTGACGTTGATGTTCTGGAATTACAACGAAATGGAAAAGTTATTCTTCCTCCTTTGGCAGATAGAAAGATTGAACCGGATGATAGATTAATAATACGCGTTACAAGGGCAGATTTATTTAGGCTGCAGCAGGAACACACCATTCTGTTAGGAGAAAATAAAACATCTTTCGACGGAGCTAACGTTTTCTCAGATGATGAGGGTACTAAAACCTTTGAAGCTTTGTTACCAGCAGGCTCAACTTTAGCTGGTGCAAGTTTGAGAGAATTAAGATTCAGGCAACGTCATAATGCAACGGTTTTAGCACTAAGAAGAGGCCAACAAACTGTTCAGGAAAGATTAGGCAAAGCTGTTTTAAGAGCAGGCGATGTATTGTTATTACAAGCGCCGTTAGATTCAATAAGAGGTTTACAGGCTAGTAATGATTTGCTTATTTTAGATCAATTTGAAGATGATTTACCTGTCTTGATAAAAAAACCTATCTCGATTGCAATTGCAATAGGAATGGTGGTTTTGCCTTCGGTTACTAATATTCCATTAGTAGGTTCAGTTCTTTTGGCAGTGATTGCGATGGTTGCTTTTGGATGTTTAAGACCTGCAGAAATACAAAAATCAATTAGGTTAGACGTTATTTTATTGTTGGGATCCTTATCGTGTTTCAGTGTAGCTATGCAGGTAACAGGATTAGCAGATTTAATTGCATTCAATCTTAATTTTGCTCTTGATGGGTTGCCTTTGTATTTTGCCTTAGTCGTAATTTTTGTATCGACCGTTATCCTTACCCAATTTATCAGTAATGCTGCTTCGGTTGCCTTGATTTTGCCCGTTGCTATTGAATTTTCAAACGTTTTAGGGATTTCTCCCAGTGCTTTAATAATGCTTGTTTTATTTGGAGCAAGTCAATCTTTCTTAACTCCAATGGGTTATCAAACAAATTTAATGGTTTATGGTCCTGGTAGATATAGATTTTTTGATGTCGCAAAATATGGAGCTGGATTAACACTTATAATGTCACTTATAGTGCCAGCATTGATAATCTTAAATTTCAGATAA
- a CDS encoding YihY/virulence factor BrkB family protein, whose product MQRSSTWILKSLWGACERWSKSDCIDLSAAFAYYTLQSFFPILLISLSIASWFLGKQEGLDQEIIAIAAQVLPPSVVDLVKTTLFKLIDQGFGAGILGAMFLLFTAGNAYLSLQRGADRLWEDELPSKKINAAWREQASRFLRNRVEAFLIVFFIGFLMVLDQISANLRMIPSNVLENLSKSNNLISDLLLKLPLLQVGQFAIPLFGFSLMALLLQALLPSRKVPLRPLLPGSFLIGIGLTTLNLAVSKSILSLGARFQAYGFIGGFLVLTLWVWLLGVILYFGQCWSVVIASMTLVNKKRQTR is encoded by the coding sequence ATGCAGCGCAGTTCAACCTGGATACTGAAAAGTTTGTGGGGTGCATGTGAAAGATGGAGTAAATCTGATTGCATTGATCTAAGTGCTGCGTTTGCCTATTACACACTGCAATCATTTTTTCCTATTCTTTTAATTTCTCTTTCAATAGCATCATGGTTTCTAGGCAAACAAGAGGGTTTAGATCAAGAAATAATTGCTATTGCGGCCCAAGTTTTACCTCCGTCAGTAGTTGACTTAGTAAAAACAACATTATTTAAATTAATTGATCAAGGTTTTGGTGCTGGTATTCTAGGAGCCATGTTTTTGCTTTTTACAGCAGGAAATGCATATTTATCTCTTCAAAGAGGAGCAGACAGACTATGGGAAGACGAACTTCCTTCAAAAAAAATTAATGCTGCCTGGAGAGAGCAAGCATCGAGATTTCTGAGAAATAGAGTTGAAGCTTTCTTAATAGTATTCTTTATTGGTTTTTTAATGGTATTAGATCAAATTAGTGCCAATTTAAGGATGATCCCAAGTAACGTTTTGGAAAATCTCTCAAAATCTAACAATTTAATATCTGACTTATTACTAAAGTTACCGCTTCTACAAGTTGGCCAATTTGCAATCCCACTATTTGGCTTTTCTTTAATGGCTCTTTTATTACAAGCTCTTTTACCTAGTAGAAAAGTTCCTTTAAGGCCTCTATTACCTGGATCTTTTCTTATTGGAATTGGTTTAACTACTTTGAACCTAGCAGTAAGTAAAAGTATTCTCTCGCTTGGTGCAAGATTTCAAGCATATGGTTTTATCGGTGGTTTTCTTGTACTTACTTTATGGGTCTGGTTACTAGGAGTGATTTTATATTTTGGTCAGTGTTGGAGTGTCGTTATTGCTAGCATGACTTTAGTAAATAAAAAAAGACAAACAAGATAA
- a CDS encoding TolC family protein, producing MFRRVINPILFLPLAISINSNNVLSSEIKNYIDNVLEEKSNITYVDYQEIEKIVLNNKELKSLEKLVTSASFNLSSQISQRYPSLDFQAMGLPRYVAGKNYSSNSQTLKTSQFTANPSLQIKWDLIDPLIGSKIKIAKENYKIAKNNYEIKKKDLIREAKMRYHKYQKSYQDIKNKNFTLNLSITSLDNAQTKLEAGIGTKFEVLEAEAQLSRDKQSLNEKKIEHQINRISLKEILNINGDFEINKEQNLIGFWNHRLNKNINEGLDKNLSLKNLILQRSIKKNQANSFLAQNKPNIYISNTLSSTFSKGESLTTNIDSEKSGSNYTNTISLNFAWSIFDGGQNKNSYKSKIAEAEAEKYAYENLKNALTTNISKAYLNLKLNEEKIITSLKEIESSTESLRLSRLRYDVGISTLKDVLVRQSELSNAKSKNINAIYNYNLNLDELERLTFIDISKNCLGINNTKVKDKDSICNIQR from the coding sequence ATGTTTAGAAGAGTAATAAATCCTATCTTATTCTTACCCCTTGCCATAAGTATCAACTCTAATAATGTGCTATCTAGCGAAATAAAAAATTATATTGATAATGTTTTAGAAGAAAAGTCAAATATTACTTATGTTGATTATCAAGAAATAGAAAAAATTGTTTTAAATAATAAAGAATTAAAATCATTAGAAAAATTAGTAACCTCTGCAAGCTTTAATCTTTCCAGTCAAATTTCTCAAAGATACCCATCTTTAGATTTTCAGGCAATGGGGTTACCAAGATATGTCGCGGGTAAAAATTACAGCAGTAATTCACAGACTTTAAAAACATCACAATTTACAGCTAATCCGTCTTTACAAATTAAGTGGGATTTAATAGACCCACTAATAGGATCCAAAATTAAAATTGCCAAAGAAAATTACAAAATTGCAAAAAATAATTATGAGATTAAGAAAAAAGATTTAATTCGAGAAGCAAAAATGAGGTATCACAAATACCAAAAATCATATCAAGATATCAAAAATAAAAATTTTACACTTAATTTATCAATTACAAGTTTAGATAATGCTCAAACAAAGTTAGAAGCTGGAATTGGTACAAAATTTGAAGTTCTTGAAGCAGAGGCTCAATTATCTCGAGATAAACAATCTCTCAATGAAAAAAAAATAGAACACCAAATTAATAGGATTTCCCTTAAAGAAATACTTAATATTAACGGGGATTTTGAAATTAATAAAGAGCAAAATCTAATAGGTTTCTGGAATCATAGATTGAATAAAAATATTAATGAAGGTTTAGATAAAAATCTTTCCTTAAAAAATCTTATCCTTCAACGATCAATCAAAAAGAACCAAGCAAATAGTTTTCTAGCTCAAAATAAGCCAAATATCTATATTAGCAATACATTATCTAGTACATTTTCCAAAGGTGAATCTCTAACAACTAATATCGACTCTGAAAAATCTGGATCTAATTATACAAATACCATAAGTCTAAATTTTGCATGGAGTATTTTTGATGGCGGACAAAATAAGAACTCTTACAAATCAAAAATAGCAGAAGCTGAAGCTGAAAAATATGCTTATGAAAATCTAAAAAATGCTTTAACAACAAATATTAGTAAAGCCTACTTAAATCTCAAATTAAATGAAGAGAAAATAATTACCTCTCTAAAAGAAATTGAATCTAGTACAGAGTCTTTAAGGCTTTCTAGACTTAGATATGATGTTGGAATATCAACTCTAAAAGATGTTCTTGTTAGGCAAAGTGAATTAAGTAATGCGAAATCAAAAAATATTAATGCAATATACAATTACAATTTGAATTTAGATGAATTAGAAAGATTAACTTTTATTGATATAAGTAAAAATTGTTTGGGTATCAATAATACTAAAGTTAAAGATAAAGATTCTATTTGCAATATACAAAGATGA
- a CDS encoding TrkH family potassium uptake protein produces MEFTSKVYRLKDAYRKLSVPQFTIVTGLVIIFFGTLILSSPLCSSSKVGLWEAFFTSTSAITVTGLTIIDIGVDLNFFGQVFLAFMLLSGGLGLMAITTFLQGFVVKGTKLRTRLDKGKTLDEFGVGGIGRTFQSIAITATCIISFGAIVLYSFGFVDIQNNWERLWSSIFHSISAYNNAGFSLWSNSLQNYRTNFLVNTVFIFLIVMGGLGWRVIDDIWNNKKNLSYKKLSLHSRLVIRTSFSLILFGSLGFFITESLLSSKFFNNLNLFERLLSSIFEIVSARTAGFTNYPISLNSISDTGLLLLMTLMFIGASTGGTGGGIKTTTFIALMAATRSTLRGQKDVIISNRLISDKVILKAVGITVGSLLFVLLMAMLLSTTNTFIKKESFTFLEILFTCISAFATVGFDIGLTAKLNHFGQFILIVGMFVGRLGILLLLSALWQALYKSRIDRQKRIGYPRADLYV; encoded by the coding sequence GTGGAATTCACAAGTAAAGTTTACAGGTTAAAAGATGCTTACAGAAAACTATCTGTACCCCAATTTACTATCGTTACAGGATTGGTTATTATTTTCTTTGGAACTTTAATTTTAAGTTCCCCTTTATGTTCATCTTCAAAGGTTGGTTTGTGGGAGGCATTTTTTACATCTACCTCTGCCATAACCGTCACTGGCTTGACCATAATAGACATTGGTGTTGATTTGAATTTCTTTGGCCAAGTTTTCTTGGCTTTTATGCTTTTATCAGGTGGTCTTGGATTAATGGCAATTACCACATTTCTACAAGGTTTCGTTGTAAAGGGGACAAAGCTAAGGACTAGATTAGATAAAGGAAAAACTCTGGATGAATTCGGAGTTGGAGGTATTGGTCGAACTTTTCAAAGCATTGCTATAACTGCAACTTGTATCATATCGTTTGGCGCAATTGTTTTATATTCTTTTGGATTCGTAGATATTCAAAATAATTGGGAAAGACTTTGGTCTTCGATTTTTCACAGCATATCTGCATATAACAATGCGGGTTTTTCTTTATGGTCAAATAGTCTGCAAAATTATAGAACAAATTTTTTGGTTAATACTGTGTTTATTTTTCTCATTGTCATGGGTGGACTGGGATGGCGGGTTATTGATGATATTTGGAATAATAAAAAAAATCTTTCTTATAAAAAATTGAGCCTTCACTCTAGACTAGTTATTAGGACAAGTTTCTCTCTTATATTATTTGGATCATTAGGATTTTTTATCACTGAATCATTGCTGAGTAGTAAATTTTTCAATAATTTGAATTTGTTTGAGAGGTTATTATCATCAATCTTTGAAATAGTGAGTGCAAGAACAGCAGGCTTTACAAATTATCCAATCTCATTAAACTCTATCTCAGATACGGGACTTTTGTTATTAATGACTCTAATGTTTATTGGTGCAAGTACTGGAGGTACTGGTGGAGGTATTAAAACAACTACATTTATTGCTTTAATGGCTGCAACTAGATCAACCTTGAGAGGCCAAAAAGATGTAATTATAAGCAATAGATTAATTTCAGATAAAGTTATCTTAAAGGCAGTTGGTATTACAGTTGGATCTTTGCTTTTTGTACTTTTAATGGCAATGCTGCTAAGTACAACTAATACGTTTATTAAAAAAGAATCTTTCACATTTCTTGAAATTTTGTTCACTTGCATATCTGCATTTGCAACAGTTGGTTTTGATATTGGTTTAACTGCAAAATTAAATCATTTTGGTCAATTTATTCTTATCGTTGGTATGTTTGTGGGCAGACTTGGTATTCTTTTGCTACTTAGTGCACTTTGGCAGGCTCTTTATAAGAGTAGAATAGATAGACAAAAGAGAATTGGCTATCCTAGGGCTGATCTTTATGTTTAG
- a CDS encoding DUF2973 domain-containing protein has translation MTLLFPIIYSAALTFLVWKAFKVMSNGWGISGTEKTLYKSNLKQKKYTIHPELLDKSGNITEEELLTVRFSNDNDSSLEEKGSTTD, from the coding sequence ATGACACTTCTGTTTCCAATTATATATTCAGCAGCTTTAACTTTTCTAGTCTGGAAAGCTTTTAAAGTTATGTCCAATGGCTGGGGTATTTCCGGCACAGAAAAAACACTTTACAAATCGAATTTAAAGCAAAAAAAATACACAATACATCCCGAACTTCTTGATAAATCAGGAAATATAACAGAAGAAGAACTATTAACAGTTAGATTCTCAAATGATAATGACTCTTCTCTGGAAGAAAAGGGTTCTACAACTGATTGA
- a CDS encoding inositol monophosphatase family protein: MNPPNLTNKQLSELNSLFELVSERQKKDFGNISASNKADGSLLTSCDLWSDKTIVDGLASIAPGEGVLSEEGQKFIPNSKAFWVVDPLDGTTNFAAGIPYWSISVARFVNGKPQSSFLIIPTLKKKFVSIKGKGVWLNNQKIDPNQNNRQSECISLCSRSIKILQKKPNSVFPGKIRLLGVSSLNLTSVAMGQTFGAIESTPKIWDIAAAWLILEELNCSIEWLETNPLSLVSGENLSDVNFPLIACRSIEKVEILKPWGNLLLAK; the protein is encoded by the coding sequence ATGAATCCACCAAATTTAACTAATAAGCAACTAAGTGAACTAAATTCTTTATTTGAATTAGTTAGTGAACGACAGAAAAAAGATTTTGGAAATATTAGTGCCAGCAATAAAGCAGATGGATCATTATTAACAAGTTGTGATTTATGGAGTGACAAAACAATAGTAGATGGCTTAGCTTCCATAGCTCCAGGTGAGGGCGTCCTTAGTGAAGAAGGGCAAAAGTTCATTCCAAACTCAAAAGCTTTTTGGGTAGTCGATCCACTCGATGGGACAACAAATTTTGCTGCGGGCATTCCTTATTGGTCTATATCAGTGGCAAGATTCGTTAATGGTAAACCGCAATCTTCTTTTTTAATAATTCCCACATTGAAAAAAAAGTTTGTATCCATTAAGGGAAAAGGAGTTTGGTTAAATAATCAGAAAATAGATCCTAACCAAAATAATCGTCAAAGTGAATGCATTTCTTTGTGTAGTAGATCTATAAAAATTTTACAAAAAAAACCAAACTCAGTATTTCCTGGCAAAATCAGGCTGTTAGGTGTATCCAGTTTAAATCTAACAAGTGTAGCGATGGGACAAACTTTCGGAGCAATAGAATCAACTCCCAAGATATGGGATATTGCAGCGGCTTGGTTGATATTAGAAGAACTTAATTGTTCTATAGAGTGGTTAGAAACTAATCCTTTAAGTTTAGTTTCAGGAGAAAACTTGAGCGATGTTAATTTTCCATTAATTGCTTGTAGATCTATAGAAAAAGTTGAAATTTTAAAGCCATGGGGCAATTTATTATTGGCAAAATAG